One window of Chryseobacterium indologenes genomic DNA carries:
- a CDS encoding NAD(P)-dependent oxidoreductase, which produces MKKVAVIGATGFVGAHVVAELANRGYAVEALVRDASKVKSQEHVTAKSVDVNNVDELAEALKGNDAVISTFNAGWTNPNLYNDFLNGSENIQKAVEQSGVKRLIVVGGAGSLYTPDNVQIVDTPDFPDAYKPGATAARDYLNKIKENKTLDWTFFSPAVEMNQANVGERTGKYRTSLETPVFDENGRSRLSVEDVAVVLVDELEQNNHIRERFTAAY; this is translated from the coding sequence ATGAAAAAAGTAGCAGTAATTGGTGCAACAGGATTTGTAGGAGCACATGTAGTAGCAGAATTAGCAAACAGAGGTTATGCTGTAGAAGCATTGGTAAGAGATGCATCTAAAGTAAAATCACAGGAGCATGTAACAGCAAAAAGCGTTGATGTAAACAATGTAGATGAATTAGCTGAAGCATTAAAAGGAAATGATGCTGTGATCAGTACCTTCAACGCAGGATGGACGAATCCTAATCTTTACAATGACTTTTTGAATGGTTCTGAAAATATTCAAAAAGCAGTAGAGCAGTCCGGTGTAAAAAGATTGATCGTAGTAGGTGGAGCAGGAAGCCTTTACACTCCGGATAATGTACAAATCGTAGACACCCCTGATTTCCCGGATGCTTACAAACCAGGCGCTACAGCAGCAAGAGATTATCTGAACAAAATTAAAGAAAACAAAACATTGGATTGGACATTCTTCAGCCCTGCAGTAGAAATGAACCAGGCGAATGTAGGAGAAAGAACGGGGAAATATAGAACTTCATTAGAAACTCCGGTATTTGATGAAAACGGAAGAAGCCGTCTGTCTGTAGAAGATGTAGCCGTAGTTTTGGTAGATGAACTGGAACAAAACAATCATATCAGAGAACGTTTTACAGCAGCTTATTAA
- a CDS encoding Rrf2 family transcriptional regulator, producing MNNTRFATAIHIMTLLAKSPQEWLTSEWIAGSINVNPVIIRKEISVLREAGLIISRQGKEGGSQLGKTAELITISEIYKAVKNTEVLGKKNQNPNPACSVGKEINTHLNTLFEETDHLVVKFLGDKSLKEFADQFE from the coding sequence ATGAACAATACAAGATTTGCTACGGCAATACATATTATGACCTTATTGGCGAAGAGCCCTCAGGAGTGGCTTACTTCCGAGTGGATAGCCGGTAGTATCAATGTGAATCCGGTGATTATCCGAAAGGAGATCAGCGTATTAAGAGAAGCAGGTTTGATTATCAGCAGACAGGGAAAAGAAGGAGGAAGTCAGCTTGGCAAAACTGCAGAATTGATTACTATTTCAGAGATCTATAAAGCAGTGAAAAATACAGAGGTATTAGGGAAAAAAAATCAGAATCCTAATCCAGCCTGTAGTGTTGGTAAGGAGATTAATACTCATTTAAATACATTATTTGAAGAAACAGATCATTTGGTGGTAAAGTTTTTAGGAGACAAGTCATTAAAGGAATTCGCTGACCAGTTCGAATAA
- a CDS encoding NAD(P)H-dependent glycerol-3-phosphate dehydrogenase: MAKKKIISESSNPKKNKKDISVGVVGSGSFATAIVKMLVENCKVVHWCVRSEFVKGAIELRGHNPTYLTAAHFNLKSLKLTTDINELVSACDVIVLATPSIYLSDTLDKMTCDYSDKIFISAIKGIIPKVNDVVAHYLRDEFKIGFRNQAVIAGPCHAEEVAMERLSYLTIAAVEDETAEKLEGIFSSDFIKVHTSKDILGNEYSAILKNIFAIGAGIASGLGYGDNFTAVFVSNAIREMEAFLEAIYEAPRDVNESAYLGDLLVTAYSLFSRNRNLGNLIGKGYTVKSAIQSMNMVAEGYYAADSIYKTAKQKNLKLPIIDTVYAILYEGKNAEKQFKKLTAKLN, translated from the coding sequence ATGGCTAAAAAGAAAATTATTTCAGAATCTTCGAATCCAAAAAAGAATAAAAAGGATATTTCTGTAGGAGTTGTAGGGAGCGGAAGTTTTGCAACCGCTATCGTAAAAATGCTTGTTGAAAATTGCAAAGTTGTACACTGGTGTGTAAGAAGTGAATTTGTAAAAGGAGCCATTGAGCTTCGCGGACACAACCCGACTTATCTTACAGCCGCTCACTTTAATCTGAAAAGCTTAAAATTAACAACGGATATCAATGAACTGGTTTCTGCCTGTGACGTTATTGTTCTGGCAACTCCGTCTATCTACTTGTCTGATACACTGGACAAGATGACCTGTGATTATTCCGATAAAATCTTTATCTCTGCAATCAAAGGGATTATTCCTAAAGTAAATGATGTGGTAGCCCATTATCTGCGGGATGAATTTAAAATCGGGTTCAGAAATCAAGCGGTTATTGCAGGACCTTGTCATGCAGAAGAGGTAGCAATGGAAAGACTTTCTTACCTTACCATTGCGGCAGTAGAAGATGAAACGGCTGAAAAACTTGAAGGAATCTTCAGTTCAGACTTTATTAAAGTGCATACCAGTAAAGATATTTTAGGAAATGAATACAGTGCCATTCTTAAAAATATTTTTGCGATAGGGGCGGGAATAGCAAGTGGATTAGGGTATGGAGATAACTTTACCGCTGTTTTTGTTTCCAATGCAATCCGTGAAATGGAAGCTTTTCTGGAAGCCATCTATGAAGCACCGAGAGATGTGAATGAAAGTGCTTATCTGGGTGACCTGTTGGTGACTGCTTATTCACTTTTCTCAAGAAACAGAAACCTTGGAAACCTTATCGGAAAAGGATATACCGTGAAATCTGCCATTCAGTCTATGAATATGGTGGCTGAAGGATATTATGCTGCAGATTCTATTTATAAAACAGCAAAGCAGAAAAATCTTAAACTGCCAATTATAGATACCGTATATGCCATTCTTTATGAAGGTAAAAACGCTGAAAAACAGTTTAAAAAACTGACTGCAAAATTGAATTAA
- a CDS encoding DUF1684 domain-containing protein, with amino-acid sequence MKKYIVLFLLLPLWAFSQKTVSKEEKDVQKFQKELNAEYLNPKETPLRGDNFKNFKGHPFFPFDAKYRVTAKFVKSKDTQPFELPTSSGKTKTYQEYGKATFMLDNKPYTVTLYQSLALIKQDKYKDYLFLPFRDATNEKETYGGGKYMDLKIPKGNTIVLDFNQSYHPFCAYNAYDYNCPIVPEENKLPVEIRAGVMYEDIYHH; translated from the coding sequence ATGAAAAAATATATAGTACTCTTTTTACTCCTTCCATTATGGGCTTTTTCTCAGAAAACGGTTTCAAAGGAAGAGAAAGATGTTCAGAAATTTCAGAAAGAACTCAATGCTGAATATCTCAATCCAAAAGAGACTCCGTTAAGAGGAGATAATTTTAAAAATTTTAAAGGACACCCTTTCTTTCCTTTTGATGCCAAATACAGAGTAACCGCAAAATTTGTTAAATCAAAAGATACACAACCCTTTGAACTTCCTACTTCTTCAGGAAAAACAAAGACGTATCAGGAGTATGGAAAAGCTACATTTATGCTCGATAATAAACCCTATACGGTCACTTTATACCAAAGTCTGGCTTTAATTAAACAGGATAAATACAAAGACTATCTTTTTCTTCCGTTCCGCGATGCTACCAATGAAAAAGAAACCTATGGAGGAGGAAAATATATGGACCTGAAGATTCCGAAAGGGAACACTATTGTACTTGATTTTAATCAATCATATCATCCTTTTTGTGCGTATAATGCTTACGATTACAATTGCCCTATTGTTCCTGAGGAGAATAAACTTCCCGTGGAAATCCGAGCCGGAGTAATGTATGAAGATATTTACCATCACTAA
- a CDS encoding M23 family metallopeptidase: MKKFLSSKKNVNILLGGLLLVVFAQGVFIAKLFSERDDKTYEVNLVKINTEKDSVDYLKMKTDLTLVDQTVGQLNSFLKSKDITNEKLMMLNQDSISNSIYLSKQANRYSQYLMDLQKKLMQVPLGMPTDGYISSNFGVRKNPIPFKTVFASVKTSAATEAKPAVAAAPKPEVKAEPVEKIIELTDSYGNKREVKVMVTPKAAPVAAASAPSTTKAVAGTTTIAKTAAEKNNPPAEADQMQFHKGLDIAVAYGSDVRAAAAGTIIFSGQKGGYGNCVIVSHGNGLATLYGHLSQLISKVNDKVKVGQVIAKSGNSGRSTGPHLHYEVHKNNTPINPKLFMNL; the protein is encoded by the coding sequence ATGAAAAAATTTCTAAGCAGCAAGAAGAACGTAAACATTCTCCTGGGAGGACTTTTGCTAGTAGTTTTTGCACAAGGTGTCTTCATTGCGAAGCTCTTTTCTGAAAGAGACGACAAAACCTATGAAGTCAACCTTGTAAAAATAAACACTGAAAAAGACAGTGTAGATTATCTAAAAATGAAAACTGATCTTACCCTTGTAGATCAGACAGTGGGTCAACTTAACTCCTTCCTGAAGTCCAAAGACATTACCAACGAAAAACTGATGATGCTCAACCAGGACAGTATTTCAAATTCTATTTATCTTTCCAAACAGGCCAACCGATACAGCCAGTATCTGATGGATCTTCAGAAAAAACTGATGCAGGTTCCGTTAGGTATGCCTACAGACGGATATATTTCCTCTAATTTTGGAGTGAGAAAAAACCCGATTCCATTCAAAACTGTTTTCGCTTCGGTAAAAACAAGTGCAGCAACGGAAGCAAAACCGGCAGTGGCTGCAGCTCCAAAGCCTGAAGTAAAAGCTGAACCTGTTGAGAAAATTATTGAACTTACAGACAGCTATGGAAATAAAAGGGAAGTGAAAGTAATGGTTACTCCAAAGGCAGCTCCTGTGGCTGCAGCATCAGCTCCTTCTACAACAAAAGCTGTGGCTGGAACTACAACTATTGCTAAAACTGCTGCTGAAAAAAACAATCCGCCTGCTGAAGCTGATCAGATGCAATTCCACAAAGGTCTGGACATTGCTGTTGCCTATGGTTCTGATGTAAGAGCTGCGGCTGCCGGAACAATCATTTTTTCCGGACAGAAAGGAGGCTATGGAAACTGCGTGATTGTTTCTCACGGAAATGGTCTGGCTACACTATACGGACACTTATCTCAACTTATATCTAAGGTAAATGATAAAGTAAAAGTAGGTCAGGTGATTGCTAAATCCGGAAATTCCGGACGTTCTACAGGTCCTCATCTTCATTACGAAGTACACAAAAACAATACTCCGATTAATCCGAAATTGTTTATGAATCTATAA
- a CDS encoding AadS family aminoglycoside 6-adenylyltransferase, producing MKVREGKLKQIIHWAENNPDIRAVLLTSSLVNPYAPVDDLSDLDVELVFENRTSYESGNEWTRLFGDPISMIEEDDNVFEGKHAMKMVLYKDHVKVDFKLYQVSDFIEEINEETLPEDWDVGYQVLIDKDHLTKNMKPPTYQSIMIHQPTEKEFQKLFNDFWWDTTYVAKCLKRGDIFYAKFMSENVLRTDYLVPLIEWYIAGNHDWNTITTNKHGRLFKQYLSSDLWNKVEATFSGNDIEENWKALLACADLVHELGTSLAEKLHFIYPVKLENDIRNYLTEIQSLP from the coding sequence ATGAAAGTAAGGGAAGGAAAACTGAAACAGATTATTCATTGGGCTGAAAATAACCCTGATATCCGTGCTGTTCTTCTGACCAGTTCACTGGTAAACCCTTATGCTCCCGTAGATGATTTAAGTGATCTGGATGTAGAACTTGTTTTTGAAAACAGGACATCTTATGAATCCGGAAATGAATGGACCAGGCTTTTTGGTGATCCTATTTCAATGATTGAAGAAGATGATAACGTTTTTGAGGGAAAACATGCCATGAAAATGGTTTTGTATAAAGACCATGTAAAAGTTGATTTTAAGCTGTATCAGGTATCTGACTTTATTGAAGAAATCAATGAAGAAACTCTTCCCGAGGATTGGGATGTAGGATATCAGGTTTTAATAGATAAAGATCATCTGACAAAAAATATGAAACCGCCAACCTATCAGTCGATCATGATACATCAGCCTACGGAAAAAGAATTTCAAAAGCTGTTCAATGATTTCTGGTGGGATACAACTTATGTGGCGAAATGTCTTAAACGCGGCGATATTTTTTATGCCAAATTTATGTCTGAAAATGTCCTGCGTACAGATTATCTCGTTCCTTTGATTGAATGGTATATTGCCGGAAATCATGACTGGAATACTATTACGACCAATAAACATGGAAGACTTTTCAAACAATATTTATCCTCAGATCTATGGAATAAAGTGGAAGCTACTTTCTCCGGAAATGATATTGAAGAAAACTGGAAAGCACTGCTTGCCTGTGCCGATCTGGTACATGAGCTGGGAACTTCTTTGGCCGAAAAACTTCACTTTATCTATCCGGTGAAACTGGAAAACGATATCCGGAACTACCTTACAGAAATACAATCATTGCCCTGA
- a CDS encoding GMC family oxidoreductase N-terminal domain-containing protein produces MDRKNFIRTSALAISGFYFLQSELFRAAERKNSQITENTDVPIIIIGSGYGGAVSALRLCEAGKKVVMLEMGLNWEKAGIPFSNLLKPGKSSAWLKKKSIAPFMNIFSLTPFTGILDRLDFEHINIWVGRGVGGGSLVNGGMAVTPKESYFREVFPDLDAEKFYNHYFPLVREELKVNVIDEQFLKDCPYYKFTRVGEEEAHKAGFKTMRVPNVYDFKYMEKEFRNEVPRSALNTEVIYGNNYGKNSLDKTYLRKALETGNLEILDLHRVQTIKLNDDKSYTLNVQQIDTSGIPVANKVFNCKKLILSAGTMGTLQLLLQSHAENNFPVHEKIGKKWGNNGNFMTGRNWVKPLSGGTGAKQSTIPVGGIDNWDDPDHPFFTEIAPLPMGMDVATALYLLINRVDKKGEVTYNKASQSLTLNWDESNTVKMKENAQYFIRKMNKANGGTRSHLLFNNGFGVDICYHPLGGCVLGEATNEYGKLKDHENMYVLDGSLIPGTIGVNPFVTITAIAEYCIENLIKQNEFA; encoded by the coding sequence ATGGACAGAAAAAATTTCATCAGGACCAGTGCATTGGCCATATCAGGTTTCTATTTTCTTCAATCTGAACTATTCCGGGCCGCGGAAAGAAAAAACAGTCAGATAACAGAAAATACTGATGTACCGATTATAATCATTGGCAGCGGGTATGGAGGTGCTGTATCTGCATTACGTCTTTGTGAAGCCGGGAAAAAAGTAGTGATGCTTGAAATGGGCCTTAACTGGGAAAAAGCAGGAATTCCGTTTTCCAATCTGCTGAAACCGGGGAAAAGCTCAGCCTGGCTGAAAAAGAAAAGCATTGCACCTTTCATGAATATTTTTTCTCTGACTCCTTTTACCGGAATATTAGACCGTCTGGATTTTGAACATATCAATATCTGGGTTGGAAGAGGTGTTGGCGGAGGTTCTCTTGTGAACGGAGGTATGGCTGTTACGCCTAAAGAAAGTTATTTCAGGGAAGTTTTTCCGGATCTTGATGCTGAAAAGTTTTACAATCATTACTTTCCTCTGGTACGGGAAGAACTCAAGGTAAATGTGATTGACGAACAGTTTCTGAAAGACTGTCCTTATTATAAATTCACACGGGTAGGTGAAGAAGAGGCTCATAAAGCCGGTTTTAAAACCATGAGAGTTCCGAATGTGTATGATTTTAAGTATATGGAAAAAGAGTTCCGGAACGAGGTTCCCCGTTCTGCTCTTAATACTGAAGTGATCTATGGCAACAATTATGGAAAAAACAGTCTGGATAAAACCTATCTCAGAAAAGCGCTGGAAACCGGAAATTTAGAAATTCTCGATCTTCATCGTGTCCAAACAATAAAACTAAATGATGATAAAAGCTACACATTAAATGTTCAGCAGATTGATACATCGGGAATTCCGGTTGCCAACAAAGTTTTCAACTGTAAAAAGCTGATTCTTTCTGCAGGAACCATGGGAACCTTACAGCTTCTGCTACAATCTCATGCAGAAAACAATTTTCCTGTTCATGAAAAGATCGGAAAAAAATGGGGAAATAACGGGAATTTTATGACCGGAAGAAACTGGGTGAAACCTTTGTCTGGCGGCACAGGAGCCAAGCAATCCACTATTCCGGTAGGCGGCATTGACAACTGGGATGATCCTGATCACCCGTTTTTCACAGAGATTGCTCCTTTACCAATGGGAATGGATGTCGCTACGGCTTTATATCTGCTGATCAACAGAGTTGATAAAAAGGGAGAAGTTACATACAACAAAGCCAGCCAATCTCTAACCTTGAACTGGGACGAAAGCAATACTGTCAAAATGAAGGAAAATGCCCAATATTTTATCCGCAAAATGAATAAAGCCAATGGCGGTACGAGAAGCCACCTGCTTTTCAATAATGGTTTCGGGGTTGACATCTGTTATCATCCGCTTGGAGGATGTGTTCTGGGTGAAGCTACCAATGAATATGGCAAATTAAAAGATCATGAAAATATGTATGTTCTGGACGGATCATTAATTCCCGGAACCATTGGCGTCAATCCGTTTGTTACGATTACAGCCATTGCAGAATACTGTATTGAAAACCTCATCAAACAGAATGAATTTGCCTGA
- a CDS encoding MBL fold metallo-hydrolase, whose product MIQKKLLSLLTLLGFISIFAGNLKVKVYNPGTKAIFPITSTIIYGDKDAILVDAQFQKQYAEQLVKEIKATGKNLKTVFISHSDPDFYFGLDVIRKAFPDVKIISTAQTAYLILASKDDKLAVWKPQLKADAPSEIIVPEATVSIPDLEGNKIEIRQNPEDPAHSFLWIPSIKTIAGGISVSVDSHLWMADTQNAKAIDQWIGQIDAMKALKPEQVIPSHFAKLSTSPQSLDFVKNYLENYKQAVTENKTSDAIVDFMVKKYPDLPGKDELGMGAKVYLKEMDWDLKSPYPAIGHKVEVDFGAVKFLLDFKDNKTMTFTGIAGSSKNSTDTVEYTAVEVAKNVFMVYWHEPHLGFNVTHIQDYNKNIIYSNIAGPDGTFTHPKGTLKILK is encoded by the coding sequence ATGATACAAAAGAAATTATTGTCATTATTGACGTTATTGGGATTTATCAGCATATTTGCGGGAAACCTCAAAGTGAAAGTATATAATCCGGGAACCAAAGCTATTTTCCCGATTACGTCCACCATTATTTATGGGGATAAAGATGCTATACTTGTTGATGCCCAATTTCAGAAACAATACGCAGAGCAGCTTGTGAAAGAAATAAAAGCAACAGGAAAAAACCTTAAAACAGTTTTTATTTCTCACAGCGATCCTGATTTTTATTTTGGACTGGATGTGATCAGAAAAGCGTTTCCTGATGTGAAGATTATTTCAACAGCGCAGACAGCTTACCTGATATTAGCTTCCAAAGATGATAAACTTGCAGTGTGGAAACCACAGTTGAAGGCAGATGCTCCATCGGAAATTATAGTTCCTGAAGCTACTGTTTCCATTCCTGATCTTGAAGGAAACAAAATCGAAATCAGACAAAATCCTGAAGATCCTGCACACAGTTTTCTTTGGATCCCTTCCATTAAAACCATTGCCGGTGGGATTTCAGTTTCTGTAGATTCACATCTCTGGATGGCAGACACTCAGAATGCAAAAGCAATTGATCAGTGGATAGGACAGATTGACGCCATGAAAGCCTTGAAGCCGGAGCAGGTAATTCCTTCTCATTTTGCAAAATTATCAACATCTCCACAATCTCTTGATTTTGTGAAAAACTATCTGGAAAACTATAAACAGGCAGTGACAGAAAATAAAACTTCGGATGCCATTGTAGATTTTATGGTTAAAAAATATCCTGATCTTCCGGGAAAAGACGAACTGGGAATGGGAGCTAAAGTATATCTTAAAGAAATGGATTGGGATCTTAAATCTCCATACCCGGCCATCGGTCATAAAGTTGAAGTAGACTTTGGAGCTGTAAAATTCCTCCTTGATTTTAAAGATAACAAAACAATGACCTTCACCGGGATAGCAGGAAGTTCAAAAAACAGTACAGATACTGTAGAATATACAGCTGTAGAAGTAGCAAAGAATGTTTTTATGGTATACTGGCATGAGCCGCATCTTGGCTTCAATGTAACCCATATTCAGGATTATAATAAAAATATTATCTATTCAAATATTGCAGGTCCTGACGGTACATTTACCCATCCGAAAGGAACTCTTAAAATTTTGAAATAA
- the mqo gene encoding malate dehydrogenase (quinone), whose protein sequence is MSQSLTSRTPKPKYDVVLIGGGIMSATLATLLHEFDPNLEIAIFERLGRFAKESTAAWNNAGTGHSAFCELNYTPEKPDGSIDITKAESIAEQFEISKQFWAYLLTKGYIHEPKEFINSCPHMSLVFGEKDAEYLKKRHDKMAESVLFSGMEFSTDHEKLREWIPLVMSKRNQSEVMAATKMDMGTDVNFGTLTRKMGRHLLEDSNVEVFLYHEVKDIDPREDGKWGMKVKDRIHSHKQEVVADFVFIGAGGYALPLLDSSDIKESEGYGGFPVSGQWLVSHNQELVEKHQAKVYTQATVDAPPMSVPHLDLRIIDGKKALLFGPFAGFSTKFLREGSYLDLPESVNTKNLKSLFGAWWHNIPLTKYLIQQVAMTKSQRMQHLREFVKDAKEEDWELKVAGQRVQVIKKDEKEGGKLEFGTEVVVNKSGTIASLLGASPGASTAVYAMLNVLEKCFPEKLHGEWKGKLLEMVPSYGQKLAENPELTNEVRNYTKEKLELEY, encoded by the coding sequence ATGTCACAATCGCTTACAAGCAGAACACCGAAACCTAAATATGACGTTGTACTGATAGGCGGCGGAATAATGAGCGCCACTTTAGCAACGCTGCTTCATGAATTTGATCCAAATCTTGAAATCGCAATCTTCGAAAGACTTGGAAGGTTTGCCAAAGAAAGTACAGCAGCATGGAACAACGCCGGAACAGGGCACTCCGCATTTTGTGAGCTAAATTATACCCCGGAAAAACCAGACGGATCTATTGATATCACCAAAGCAGAAAGTATTGCAGAACAGTTTGAAATTTCAAAACAATTCTGGGCATATCTGCTCACCAAAGGCTATATTCATGAGCCAAAAGAATTTATCAATTCATGTCCGCACATGAGTCTGGTATTCGGCGAAAAAGATGCTGAATATCTTAAAAAACGTCATGATAAAATGGCAGAATCTGTTCTTTTCTCAGGAATGGAATTTTCTACAGATCATGAGAAACTGAGAGAATGGATTCCTTTGGTAATGAGCAAAAGAAATCAGTCCGAAGTAATGGCGGCAACGAAGATGGATATGGGAACGGATGTGAACTTCGGAACACTGACAAGAAAAATGGGAAGACATCTTCTGGAAGATTCCAATGTTGAGGTTTTCCTATACCACGAAGTGAAAGACATAGATCCAAGAGAAGACGGGAAATGGGGAATGAAGGTAAAAGACAGAATTCATAGTCACAAGCAGGAAGTTGTTGCAGACTTTGTTTTCATTGGAGCAGGAGGATATGCACTTCCGTTATTGGATAGTTCAGATATTAAAGAAAGTGAAGGCTACGGAGGTTTCCCGGTTTCCGGACAATGGTTGGTAAGCCATAACCAGGAATTGGTAGAAAAGCATCAGGCTAAAGTATATACGCAGGCTACGGTAGATGCACCTCCAATGTCTGTTCCACACCTTGACCTTAGAATTATTGACGGTAAGAAAGCTCTTCTTTTCGGACCTTTTGCAGGGTTCTCCACCAAATTTCTGAGAGAAGGAAGTTATCTTGATCTTCCAGAAAGTGTAAATACCAAAAACCTGAAATCACTTTTTGGAGCATGGTGGCATAATATTCCTCTCACGAAATATCTTATCCAGCAGGTTGCCATGACAAAATCCCAGAGAATGCAGCATTTGAGAGAATTTGTCAAAGATGCCAAAGAAGAAGACTGGGAATTGAAAGTAGCAGGCCAGAGAGTTCAGGTCATCAAAAAAGATGAAAAAGAAGGAGGTAAGCTGGAATTCGGAACTGAAGTGGTGGTGAATAAGAGCGGAACCATTGCCTCTTTGCTGGGAGCTTCACCAGGTGCATCTACAGCAGTATATGCCATGTTGAATGTGCTGGAAAAATGCTTCCCGGAAAAGCTTCATGGAGAATGGAAAGGAAAACTGCTTGAAATGGTTCCTTCTTACGGACAAAAGCTGGCTGAAAATCCTGAGCTGACCAATGAGGTAAGAAATTATACAAAAGAAAAATTAGAATTAGAATATTAA